One segment of Niabella beijingensis DNA contains the following:
- a CDS encoding S66 peptidase family protein: MNRKTFVQSSLTLLAAAGLPVSVVNAGTQPAETKEKIPPFLKPGDMIGITSPAGFIMREGIIPAATLMQQWGFKIRVGYTIGKRDFTFGGTDAERREDLQQLLDDPAVKAIMCARGGYGSVRIVDGLNWDRFKANPKWLIGFSDITVLHSHINKNLGIATLHSKMCNSFPDVWDTADPLQKDTIESIRKALTGEKMSYTAEAFNQLNKTGTATGALVGGNLKTLETLAGSASDLDTDGKILFVEDTGEYLYSIDRMFWNLKRTGKLDRLAGLIVGGMKIKQDPLDEQFGKNIYDIVLEKTKMYSYPVCFDFPVGHQINNYALRCGMKHQLSVTTAGATLTSL; the protein is encoded by the coding sequence ATGAACCGTAAAACCTTTGTACAATCATCATTAACGTTGCTTGCTGCAGCAGGGCTCCCTGTATCCGTTGTAAATGCGGGAACGCAACCGGCGGAAACAAAAGAAAAAATACCGCCTTTTCTGAAGCCGGGCGACATGATCGGGATCACTTCCCCTGCCGGATTTATCATGCGGGAAGGGATCATTCCGGCGGCTACCCTGATGCAGCAATGGGGGTTTAAGATCCGGGTCGGATATACGATCGGCAAACGCGATTTTACATTTGGCGGAACGGATGCGGAGCGGAGGGAAGATCTGCAGCAATTGCTGGATGATCCGGCGGTAAAAGCGATCATGTGCGCCCGGGGCGGCTACGGATCGGTGCGGATTGTGGACGGCCTGAACTGGGACCGGTTTAAGGCAAATCCCAAATGGCTGATCGGGTTCAGCGACATCACCGTATTGCATTCCCACATAAATAAAAACCTGGGCATCGCCACCCTGCATTCAAAAATGTGCAATAGTTTCCCGGATGTATGGGACACCGCAGACCCGCTGCAGAAAGATACGATCGAATCGATACGAAAGGCGCTTACGGGGGAGAAGATGAGCTATACCGCGGAGGCATTCAATCAGCTGAACAAGACCGGAACCGCCACAGGAGCCCTGGTGGGCGGCAACCTGAAAACGCTGGAAACGCTTGCCGGATCTGCGTCTGACCTGGATACGGACGGGAAAATACTGTTTGTGGAAGATACCGGCGAATACCTGTACAGCATTGATCGCATGTTCTGGAACCTGAAGCGGACAGGGAAGCTCGACCGGCTGGCAGGACTGATCGTGGGCGGTATGAAGATTAAACAGGACCCGCTGGATGAACAGTTCGGAAAAAATATTTATGATATCGTACTGGAGAAAACAAAAATGTACAGTTACCCTGTTTGTTTTGATTTCCCGGTTGGACACCAGATCAATAACTACGCCCTGCGATGCGGGATGAAGCACCAGCTGTCCGTAACCACCGCCGGGGCCACATTAACCAGTTTATAA
- the metG gene encoding methionine--tRNA ligase, producing the protein MKEYKRTLITAALPYANGPVHIGHLAGCYIPADIYARYLRAQKKDVKFIGGSDEHGVPITIRAMKEGVTPQDIVDKYHAQIKESFEQMGISFDVYSRTSAKIHHETAADFFKVLYDKGLFEERETEQYYDEKTATFLADRYITGTCPVCGNPGAFGDQCEKCGSSLSPEQLINPRSTLSDAIPVKKKTKHWYFPLQNYEEWLKQWILEDHKEWKANVYGQCKSWLDNGLQPRAMTRDSNWGIKVPLPDAEGKVLYVWFDAPIGYISATKELTDRWADYWCKEDTRLIHFIGKDNIVFHCIIFPSMLKAHGDFVLPDNVPANEFLNIEGQKVSTSRNWAVWVHEYVKDFPGCEDALRYVLCSNAPETKDNDFTWKDFQDRNNNELVSIFGNFVNRTFVLMHKLCGGKVPKLHTELLDEADQTLISDIQQSAAKVQTALENFRFRDALFEVIDLSRKGNKYMQEKEPWILAKQLTADNPDSAVAQQKIDNCLHLCLQLTANLAILINPFLPTAAQKMLHMMKVVDRMLDWENAGKLNLLSVGYTLRAPELLFRKIEDAEVEAQLQKLRAGSDQPSAGSGLPDLKSQTSNLKPHPDDYRDSNLKSQISFDDFSKIDLRTGTILSAEKVEKADKLLKLEIDLGFEKRTIVSGIALHFAPETLPGRKVVVVANLAPRKMRGIESNGMILMAEDETGKLVFVAADLTAPNGVAIS; encoded by the coding sequence ATGAAAGAATATAAAAGAACCTTAATTACAGCGGCGTTACCTTATGCCAACGGGCCGGTGCACATTGGCCACCTGGCAGGGTGTTATATCCCCGCTGATATATATGCACGTTACCTGAGGGCACAGAAAAAAGATGTTAAATTCATCGGCGGCAGTGATGAGCACGGAGTACCCATTACCATAAGGGCCATGAAAGAGGGAGTAACACCGCAGGACATCGTGGATAAATACCATGCCCAGATCAAAGAAAGCTTTGAGCAGATGGGGATTTCATTTGATGTGTATTCCCGTACCTCCGCCAAAATACATCATGAAACGGCGGCCGATTTCTTTAAGGTGCTTTACGACAAAGGCCTGTTCGAGGAGCGCGAGACCGAGCAATACTACGATGAAAAAACAGCCACCTTCCTGGCAGACCGGTACATTACCGGCACCTGCCCTGTTTGCGGCAACCCCGGCGCTTTCGGGGATCAGTGTGAAAAATGCGGCAGCAGCCTGTCGCCGGAGCAGCTGATCAACCCGCGCAGTACGCTGAGTGATGCCATACCCGTAAAGAAAAAAACCAAACACTGGTACTTCCCGTTGCAGAATTATGAAGAATGGCTGAAACAATGGATACTGGAAGACCATAAGGAATGGAAGGCCAATGTATACGGCCAGTGCAAAAGCTGGCTGGACAATGGGCTGCAGCCGCGGGCAATGACCCGTGACAGCAACTGGGGCATTAAAGTGCCGCTTCCGGATGCCGAGGGTAAAGTATTGTATGTATGGTTTGATGCGCCCATCGGGTATATATCCGCCACCAAGGAGCTTACCGATCGATGGGCCGACTACTGGTGTAAGGAAGACACGCGCCTGATCCATTTTATCGGTAAGGACAATATCGTATTCCATTGCATCATTTTTCCTTCGATGCTGAAGGCCCACGGTGATTTTGTGTTGCCGGACAATGTGCCCGCCAATGAATTTCTGAACATCGAAGGGCAAAAAGTATCTACCAGCCGCAACTGGGCCGTATGGGTGCACGAATATGTAAAAGATTTTCCCGGATGCGAGGACGCCCTGCGTTATGTGCTTTGCAGCAACGCGCCCGAAACCAAGGATAATGATTTTACCTGGAAGGACTTCCAGGACCGTAATAACAACGAGCTGGTATCGATCTTCGGGAACTTTGTAAACCGCACTTTTGTGCTGATGCATAAACTCTGCGGCGGCAAAGTGCCAAAGCTGCATACCGAATTACTGGATGAGGCCGACCAGACGCTGATCTCCGACATCCAGCAGTCGGCAGCCAAAGTGCAGACGGCACTGGAGAATTTCCGTTTCCGCGATGCCTTGTTTGAGGTGATCGACCTGAGCCGTAAGGGCAATAAATACATGCAGGAAAAAGAACCCTGGATCCTTGCAAAACAGCTCACAGCGGATAACCCGGACAGTGCTGTTGCGCAACAAAAGATCGACAACTGCCTGCACCTGTGTCTGCAGCTCACCGCCAACCTGGCCATCCTCATCAATCCCTTCCTGCCAACGGCAGCACAAAAAATGCTGCATATGATGAAGGTGGTGGACCGCATGCTGGACTGGGAAAATGCCGGCAAACTGAACCTTCTGAGTGTTGGTTATACCTTGCGGGCACCGGAATTACTGTTCCGGAAAATTGAAGATGCGGAAGTGGAAGCGCAGTTGCAAAAACTAAGGGCCGGCAGCGATCAGCCATCAGCAGGCAGCGGGCTGCCCGATCTCAAATCTCAAACCTCAAATCTCAAACCTCATCCCGATGATTATCGGGACTCAAATCTCAAATCCCAGATCAGCTTCGACGATTTCTCCAAGATCGACCTGCGTACCGGGACGATCCTTAGTGCAGAGAAAGTGGAAAAAGCCGATAAACTGTTAAAACTTGAAATTGATCTCGGCTTTGAAAAACGGACCATCGTTTCCGGTATTGCCCTTCATTTTGCCCCGGAAACATTACCGGGCCGCAAAGTGGTGGTGGTGGCCAACCTCGCCCCCAGGAAGATGCGGGGCATCGAAAGCAATGGCATGATACTCATGGCGGAGGATGAAACGGGCAAATTGGTCTTTGTTGCAGCGGACCTTACGGCTCCTAATGGCGTCGCCATAAGTTAA